In one Gadus morhua chromosome 15, gadMor3.0, whole genome shotgun sequence genomic region, the following are encoded:
- the LOC115560381 gene encoding alpha-crystallin B chain, translating into MSAERRGEESSRRLREFLSRQGTQFNCDPSGFTVHVDVKLFSPEDLLVKVSGDFVEVQGKHEEKKKDGSGTMTRQFSRRYLIQGGVDTMALESTVSPEGILIIFAPMLRWSL; encoded by the exons atgtctgcag AGCGCCGCGGGGAAGAGTCCTCCAGGCGTTTGAGGGAGTTCCTGAGCCGGCAGGGAACACAG ttTAACTGCGACCCCAGCGGCTTCACGGTCCACGTGGACGTGAAGCTCTTCAGCCCGGAGGACCTGCTGGTCAAGGTCAGCGGAGACTTCGTGGAGGTCCAGGGGAAGCACGAAGAGAAGAAG AAGGACGGATCCGGCACCATGACCCGACAGTTCAGTCGCCGCTACCTCATACAAGGGGGAGTGGACACCATGGCGCTGGAGTCCACCGTCTCCCCGGAGGGCATCCTCATCATCTTCGCTCCGATGCTCCGATGGTCATTGTAA